One Bifidobacterium crudilactis genomic region harbors:
- a CDS encoding DUF3021 domain-containing protein, whose protein sequence is MRISFNRIVASICTGAVIGQFIGFWISVVFSALNGAAQWIPSTPGFVARFGQFPAVVLSACIWSAIGVMFSLTAELVYNHETWGIWQKMGVYYVVTLLLFTPLASVAGWFPLNPLNFLGFAIIFTVLFAIIGAINMLMARRKVDDLNQHLNRNR, encoded by the coding sequence ATGAGAATCTCATTTAATAGAATAGTCGCCAGCATCTGCACTGGAGCGGTGATAGGCCAGTTTATAGGGTTTTGGATCTCCGTGGTGTTCTCTGCACTCAACGGTGCGGCACAATGGATACCTTCCACCCCGGGTTTTGTCGCAAGGTTCGGACAGTTCCCCGCGGTGGTGTTGTCCGCATGTATCTGGAGCGCCATCGGCGTCATGTTCAGTCTGACGGCCGAACTGGTTTACAACCATGAGACATGGGGCATCTGGCAAAAGATGGGTGTGTACTACGTGGTGACCCTGCTGCTCTTCACACCACTGGCGAGCGTGGCGGGCTGGTTCCCACTGAACCCGCTCAACTTTCTAGGATTCGCTATCATATTTACCGTCTTGTTCGCCATCATCGGTGCGATTAACATGCTCATGGCCCGCAGAAAAGTCGACGATCTCAACCAGCATCTCAACCGCAATCGTTAG
- a CDS encoding polyprenyl synthetase family protein has protein sequence MTSGGFDSGVVVERLITDVRETLEKVFLDIENSWRTVTEGISSMPFDAADIVKQARKMAGTGKMFRPKLCIWSYIASRGSVSDSCYRELVQVTSALELFHTSALIHDDVMDRADTRRGFPSINAWARDSMANIPGQSEAANLFGDNVAILAGDITLASSLSLAFTSSDAIRRIWTDLLNAVYAGQTLDILGSTGIDTDEKRIEIVGALKTGSYSVWYPLRFGAVIGQANEMQVSLLRRYALHVSRAFSLRDDYLGVWGDPDVMGKPAGLDLAEGKSTSILRLAKNKLSSQDFERIAKMKSQGTVSESEIRYVTDRLQQAQIDQDIQTLINHEYEESLAMLQPARGVLTPVGVEGLAEIAKQIAYRVK, from the coding sequence ATGACGAGCGGAGGGTTCGATTCAGGTGTTGTCGTTGAGCGGCTAATCACTGATGTCCGAGAAACTCTTGAAAAGGTGTTCCTCGATATTGAAAACTCATGGAGAACGGTCACTGAGGGTATCAGCAGCATGCCATTCGATGCTGCTGATATTGTAAAACAGGCGCGAAAAATGGCTGGAACAGGGAAAATGTTTCGTCCCAAGCTTTGTATCTGGTCGTATATTGCAAGTCGAGGATCGGTTTCTGATTCTTGCTATCGAGAACTGGTGCAGGTGACAAGTGCTTTGGAGCTATTTCACACCTCCGCCCTGATCCATGACGATGTTATGGATAGAGCGGACACCAGACGCGGTTTCCCCAGCATAAACGCATGGGCCAGGGATTCGATGGCTAACATTCCAGGGCAGTCAGAGGCAGCAAACCTTTTTGGTGACAATGTAGCCATTTTGGCTGGAGATATTACCTTGGCCTCATCCTTGTCGTTAGCTTTTACCTCTTCTGATGCGATACGACGAATATGGACGGACCTGTTGAATGCCGTCTATGCCGGACAGACGTTGGATATTTTAGGCTCGACAGGAATCGATACCGATGAAAAACGTATTGAGATTGTGGGAGCGTTGAAAACCGGCTCCTACTCTGTCTGGTATCCACTTCGTTTTGGTGCTGTTATCGGTCAGGCGAATGAAATGCAAGTATCGTTGTTGCGGCGATATGCCTTGCATGTATCGCGGGCATTCTCGTTGCGTGATGATTATCTCGGCGTTTGGGGGGATCCAGACGTGATGGGAAAACCAGCTGGGCTTGATTTGGCCGAAGGAAAATCTACTTCGATACTCCGGTTGGCGAAAAACAAGCTCAGTTCACAGGATTTCGAACGCATAGCTAAAATGAAATCCCAAGGCACTGTGTCAGAGTCCGAAATTCGATATGTCACAGACCGACTTCAGCAAGCTCAAATCGATCAGGATATCCAGACCCTAATCAACCATGAATATGAGGAGTCCCTCGCGATGCTA